The window GTTCCGTCTCGACGACGTGTCCGATGTGGAGGTTGGCGCCAAGGTTGACGCCAGTCTGTTCGCCGACGGCGAACTGATCGATGTTACCGGCATCAGCAAAGGGCGAGGTTTCGCCGGCACGGTCAAGCGGCATGGTTTCGCCGGTGGTCCGAAGACCCATGGTCAAAGCGACCGCCACCGCGCGCCGGGTTCCATCGGTTCCACCACCACCCCCGGTCGGGTGCTCAAGGGGACGCGGATGTCGGGTCACATGGGCAATGAGCAGGTGACCGTCAGCGGACTCAAAGTAGTGAAGACGGATCTTGAAAAAAACCTGCTACTGGTAAGAGGCGCGGTTCCCGGATCCAAGAACGGCCTCATATTGATTAAAAAATCGAAGAAGAACAAGTAAGATGGAAATTCCTGTCTATAACATCAGCGGCCAGGTGGTCAAGAATATCACAGTGCGTGACGACGTTTTCGGCGTACCGATGAACGACGCCGTGGTGCACCAGGCGATGGTTGCCCAGCAAGCTAATGGCCGGCAGGGCACCTCCAGCACCAAGACGCGTTCCGAGGTTGCCGGCTCGACCCGGAAGCTGTTCCGCCAGAAAGGTACCGGTGAAGCACGTGCCGGATCCAGGAACAGTGGTCTGCGTCCCGGCGGCGGTGTTATGTTCGGCCCCAAGCCGCGCGACTATTCCAAAGCGTTGCCCAAGAAGATGCGTCAGCTGGCCATCCGGTGCATGTTGTCCGATAAAGTTAATACTGGCGGCCTGAAGGTTGTGGAAGCCATCGAACTCGATACTCCCCGCACCAAGGAAATTGCGGCCATATTAACCACTTTAGAGATGACCACCTCAGCTATGATCGCCACCGCCGGCGCCGATGCCAAGGTGATCATGGCCGCCCGAAACCTGCCCAAGGTTAAAACCACTCCGGCCAACCAGCTGAATGTGGTCGATCTGCTGAAATACGAAAAGCTCCTCATGACGGAGCAGGCCCTCGAAGTTGTCCAGAAACTCTGGGGCTCCGAGACCGCTTAAGGAGACATATATGAATTTATTAGAAGTTTTACGCCGGCCGCTGATCACCGAAAAAACCGCCCGCCTGCAGGATACCGGAAAGTATGTCTTCGAGGTTTCCGATGGAGCCACCAAACCGCAGATCAAGGCAGCGGTGGAATTGGCCTTCAAGGTGAAGGTGACCGCGGTCAACATAATCCGGGTCAAAGGTAAGATGCGGCGCATGGGCAAGGGACTGTTCCTTACTCCCGACTGGAAAAAAGCGCTGGTTACTCTAAAGCCCGGCGACAAGATTGAGTTGTTCGAAGGGGTCTAAGCATGGCAGTTAAAGCATATAAACCTACATCGGCGGGACGCCGCCATCAGACCGGGTATGATTTTTCGGATATCACCAAGAGCACTCCGGAAAAAGCGCTGATAAAAAGCGTCAAGAACAACGCCGGCCGCAACTCCCAGGGCAGGATGACGGTGCGTCACCG is drawn from Dehalogenimonas sp. THU2 and contains these coding sequences:
- the rplC gene encoding 50S ribosomal protein L3; protein product: MINGIIGKKLGMTQVYTAGGKMEPVTVLQVGPCTVVQVKTAEHDGYTAAQLGFGQAKKLPKAEKGHLKDLGDFRHLREFRLDDVSDVEVGAKVDASLFADGELIDVTGISKGRGFAGTVKRHGFAGGPKTHGQSDRHRAPGSIGSTTTPGRVLKGTRMSGHMGNEQVTVSGLKVVKTDLEKNLLLVRGAVPGSKNGLILIKKSKKNK
- the rplD gene encoding 50S ribosomal protein L4, coding for MEIPVYNISGQVVKNITVRDDVFGVPMNDAVVHQAMVAQQANGRQGTSSTKTRSEVAGSTRKLFRQKGTGEARAGSRNSGLRPGGGVMFGPKPRDYSKALPKKMRQLAIRCMLSDKVNTGGLKVVEAIELDTPRTKEIAAILTTLEMTTSAMIATAGADAKVIMAARNLPKVKTTPANQLNVVDLLKYEKLLMTEQALEVVQKLWGSETA
- the rplW gene encoding 50S ribosomal protein L23, translating into MNLLEVLRRPLITEKTARLQDTGKYVFEVSDGATKPQIKAAVELAFKVKVTAVNIIRVKGKMRRMGKGLFLTPDWKKALVTLKPGDKIELFEGV